One window of the Eucalyptus grandis isolate ANBG69807.140 chromosome 6, ASM1654582v1, whole genome shotgun sequence genome contains the following:
- the LOC104449242 gene encoding kinesin-like protein KIN-7N isoform X1 — translation MEKICVAVRVRPFAAEETFNGTFWKIEDNRISLHRPHGTPVSGLSFAFDHIFGEGCTNATVYDRLTKDVIRAAVEGFNGTAFAYGQTSSGKTFTMNGSDADPGIIRLAVGDVFEKINMMSDREFLIRVSYMEIYNEEINDLLAVENQKLQIHESLERGIFVAGLKEEIVNNEDQVLQLIESGEVNRHFGETNMNARSSRSHTIFRMVIESRAKDISCDNSTSDTIRVSVLNLVDLAGSERIAKTGAGGVRLKEGKHINKSLMVLGNVINKLSEGAKQRGHIPYRDSKLTRILQPALGGNAKTSIICTIAPEEVHVEETKGTLQFASRAKRIINCAQVNEILTDAALLKRQKLEIEELREKLQGSRAEVLEQEILKLRNEMLKYEVEREKLEMELEEERKSHKLREECIKEQQMKIDNLSTLLTCSDCDRNSSQNSAKESLMDEFNDSNSIGQSDFRTPCQKTVPGNYVVKRSNYSQLVECSPLPDPLDNVADEETWFQMNKGFIADLDSIQMTPARKVQSFPPANETPGTDESYRKELEDLRRQLELAVEEKNDLKRKHMEQVRLNKQLIQEVSELQKEAHLIQEIPKRLTESIVNCKDVHSDVVSILQQSFVGDGKSSAGSLLSNTGDIGNILLSTLEAHFSMFMEDHGLCSKDDSSLQEHCRKLCEKLNDTVLLLASKPLSTESEHGRSFSCNLAYKDGDLGGEMAICKENLISGISAIKDKYNGIQKELDESNQLLGVSREKYCRLERDFQLLKEERDLLLQSVSESTSKVSLATDRRENVLRDLNSEVERRKNLEGEIKKFRMAFVGRQNSLASFQSEVRLKLEKMRDGSTVSVPKSLVDL, via the exons GGACGGCGTTTGCATATGGACAGACCAGCAGCGGGAAGACTTTCACGATGAATGGCTCAGATGCTGACCCTGGAATTATCCGCCTCGCCGTCGGAGATGTATTTGAGAAGATAAACATG ATGTCAGACCGTGAGTTTCTTATCCGTGTGTCCTACATGGAGATATACAATGAAGAGATAAATGACCTTCTTGCTGTGGAGAACCAGAAATTGCAAATACATGAAAGCTTAGAG AGAGGCATTTTTGTTGCTGGCCTTAAAGAGGAAATTGTTAACAATGAGGATCAAGTGCTTCAGCTTATAGAGTCAGGAGAAG TCAATAGACACTTTGGCGAAACAAACATGAATGCTCGGAGCAGTCGATCCCACACGATATTTAGAATG GTCATTGAAAGTAGAGCGAAAGACATTAGTTGCGATAACTCAACCTCTGATACTATTCGAGTCTCAGTCTTG AACTTGGTGGATTTAGCTGGCTCTGAGCGTATTGCAAAAACTGGAGCTGGTGGAGTACGTCTAAAAGAAGGGAAGCACATAAACAAAAGCTTAATGGTTCTGGGTAATGTCATCAACAAACTAAGCGAAGGTGCCAAGCAGAG AGGACATATTCCTTATCGGGATAGTAAGCTTACTCGCATTCTTCAACCTGCTCTCGGTGGTAATGCAAAGACTTCGATTATCTGCACTATAGCTCCAGAAGAG GTTCACGTTGAAGAAACAAAAGGTACTCTTCAGTTTGCTAGCAGAGCCAAGCGCATTATAAACTGTGCTCAAGTAAATGAG ATTTTGACAGATGCTGCCTTATTGAAGAGACAAAAGTTAGAGATAGAGGAGTTGCGTGAGAAACTTCAG GGATCTCGTGCTGAAGTGCTGGAGCAAGAAATTCTTAAATTGCGGAATGAAATGCTTAAG TATGAAGTTGAGCGTGAGAAACTCGAAATGGAGCtagaagaggagaggaagtcGCATAAATTACGTGAAGAATGCATCAAGGAGCAACAGATGAAGATTGACAACCTTAGTACTCTTCTCACCTGCTCCGACTGCGATAGGAACTCTAGCCAG AATTCTGCAAAAGAGAGCCTTATGGATGAATTTAATGACAGTAACAGTATTGGTCAAAGCGACTTCAGAACACCTTGCCAAAAGACAGTTCCTGGTAATTATGTCGTCAAGCGATCAAACTACTCACAGCTGGTTGAATGCAGCCCACTTCCGGATCCACTAGACAATGTTGCTGATGAAGAAACATGGTTCCAAATGAACAAAGGTTTCATAGCTGACCTGGACTCAATCCAGATGACTCCTGCTAGAAAAGTTCAATCCTTCCCTCCAGCTAATGAGACTCCA GGCACAGATGAGAGCTACAGAAAAGAGCTTGAAGACCTCAGGAGACAGCTAGAACTTGCTGTTGAAGAGAAAAATGATCTTAAG AGAAAACACATGGAACAAGTCCGACTGAATAAGCAATTGATTCAGGAGGTTTCCGAACTGCAAAAAGAAGCTCATCTTATTCAAGAGATTCCTAAAAGACTGACCGAGTCAATTGTAAACTGCAAAGATGTACATTCAGATGTTGTGTCAATTCTGCAG CAGAGTTTTGTTGGTGATGGGAAATCTTCAGCTGGAAGTTTGCTTTCCAACACTGGTGATATTGGCAACATTCTTCTTTCTACTCTGGAAGCCCATTTCTCAATGTTTATGGAGGACCATGGATTATGCTCCAAGGACGATTCATCATTACAAGAACATTGCAGAAAGCTCTGTGAAAAATTAAATGATACAGTTTTATTACTGGCATCAAAGCCACTGTCAACTGAAAGTGAACATGGGAGGAGCTTTTCATGCAACTTGGCATACAAG GACGGTGACCTGGGAGGAGAGATGGCCATCTGCAAGGAAAATCTAATCTCTGGAATCAGTGCAATCAAGGATAAATACAATGGCATTCAGAAAGAATTAGACGAAAGTAACCAGCTTTTGGGGGTATCCAGGGAAAAGTATTGTAGGTTGGAAAGAGATTTCCAGTTgctgaaagaagaaagagatttaTTGCTCCAATCAGTCTCTGAGTCTACTAGTAAAGTTTCATTGGCTACTGATCGGAGAGAAAATGTTCTGAGGGACTTGAATTCTGAagtggagagaagaaagaatctCGAAGGAGAGATTAAGAAGTTCCGTATGGCTTTTGTTGGACGGCAGAATTCCTTAGCTTCTTTCCAAAGTGAAGTAAGATTGAAGCTAGAGAAGATGAGGGATGGTAGTACAGTTTCAGTTCCCAAATCTCTTGTGGACTTGTGA
- the LOC104449242 gene encoding kinesin-like protein KIN-7N isoform X2: MEKICVAVRVRPFAAEETFNGTFWKIEDNRISLHRPHGTPVSGLSFAFDHIFGEGCTNATVYDRLTKDVIRAAVEGFNGTAFAYGQTSSGKTFTMNGSDADPGIIRLAVGDVFEKINMMSDREFLIRVSYMEIYNEEINDLLAVENQKLQIHESLERGIFVAGLKEEIVNNEDQVLQLIESGEVNRHFGETNMNARSSRSHTIFRMVIESRAKDISCDNSTSDTIRVSVLNLVDLAGSERIAKTGAGGVRLKEGKHINKSLMVLGNVINKLSEGAKQRGHIPYRDSKLTRILQPALGGNAKTSIICTIAPEEVHVEETKGTLQFASRAKRIINCAQVNEILTDAALLKRQKLEIEELREKLQGSRAEVLEQEILKLRNEMLKYEVEREKLEMELEEERKSHKLREECIKEQQMKIDNLSTLLTCSDCDRNSSQNSAKESLMDEFNDSNSIGQSDFRTPCQKTVPGNYVVKRSNYSQLVECSPLPDPLDNVADEETWFQMNKGFIADLDSIQMTPARKVQSFPPANETPGTDESYRKELEDLRRQLELAVEEKNDLKRKHMEQVRLNKQLIQEVSELQKEAHLIQEIPKRLTESIVNCKDVHSDVVSILQSFVGDGKSSAGSLLSNTGDIGNILLSTLEAHFSMFMEDHGLCSKDDSSLQEHCRKLCEKLNDTVLLLASKPLSTESEHGRSFSCNLAYKDGDLGGEMAICKENLISGISAIKDKYNGIQKELDESNQLLGVSREKYCRLERDFQLLKEERDLLLQSVSESTSKVSLATDRRENVLRDLNSEVERRKNLEGEIKKFRMAFVGRQNSLASFQSEVRLKLEKMRDGSTVSVPKSLVDL, from the exons GGACGGCGTTTGCATATGGACAGACCAGCAGCGGGAAGACTTTCACGATGAATGGCTCAGATGCTGACCCTGGAATTATCCGCCTCGCCGTCGGAGATGTATTTGAGAAGATAAACATG ATGTCAGACCGTGAGTTTCTTATCCGTGTGTCCTACATGGAGATATACAATGAAGAGATAAATGACCTTCTTGCTGTGGAGAACCAGAAATTGCAAATACATGAAAGCTTAGAG AGAGGCATTTTTGTTGCTGGCCTTAAAGAGGAAATTGTTAACAATGAGGATCAAGTGCTTCAGCTTATAGAGTCAGGAGAAG TCAATAGACACTTTGGCGAAACAAACATGAATGCTCGGAGCAGTCGATCCCACACGATATTTAGAATG GTCATTGAAAGTAGAGCGAAAGACATTAGTTGCGATAACTCAACCTCTGATACTATTCGAGTCTCAGTCTTG AACTTGGTGGATTTAGCTGGCTCTGAGCGTATTGCAAAAACTGGAGCTGGTGGAGTACGTCTAAAAGAAGGGAAGCACATAAACAAAAGCTTAATGGTTCTGGGTAATGTCATCAACAAACTAAGCGAAGGTGCCAAGCAGAG AGGACATATTCCTTATCGGGATAGTAAGCTTACTCGCATTCTTCAACCTGCTCTCGGTGGTAATGCAAAGACTTCGATTATCTGCACTATAGCTCCAGAAGAG GTTCACGTTGAAGAAACAAAAGGTACTCTTCAGTTTGCTAGCAGAGCCAAGCGCATTATAAACTGTGCTCAAGTAAATGAG ATTTTGACAGATGCTGCCTTATTGAAGAGACAAAAGTTAGAGATAGAGGAGTTGCGTGAGAAACTTCAG GGATCTCGTGCTGAAGTGCTGGAGCAAGAAATTCTTAAATTGCGGAATGAAATGCTTAAG TATGAAGTTGAGCGTGAGAAACTCGAAATGGAGCtagaagaggagaggaagtcGCATAAATTACGTGAAGAATGCATCAAGGAGCAACAGATGAAGATTGACAACCTTAGTACTCTTCTCACCTGCTCCGACTGCGATAGGAACTCTAGCCAG AATTCTGCAAAAGAGAGCCTTATGGATGAATTTAATGACAGTAACAGTATTGGTCAAAGCGACTTCAGAACACCTTGCCAAAAGACAGTTCCTGGTAATTATGTCGTCAAGCGATCAAACTACTCACAGCTGGTTGAATGCAGCCCACTTCCGGATCCACTAGACAATGTTGCTGATGAAGAAACATGGTTCCAAATGAACAAAGGTTTCATAGCTGACCTGGACTCAATCCAGATGACTCCTGCTAGAAAAGTTCAATCCTTCCCTCCAGCTAATGAGACTCCA GGCACAGATGAGAGCTACAGAAAAGAGCTTGAAGACCTCAGGAGACAGCTAGAACTTGCTGTTGAAGAGAAAAATGATCTTAAG AGAAAACACATGGAACAAGTCCGACTGAATAAGCAATTGATTCAGGAGGTTTCCGAACTGCAAAAAGAAGCTCATCTTATTCAAGAGATTCCTAAAAGACTGACCGAGTCAATTGTAAACTGCAAAGATGTACATTCAGATGTTGTGTCAATTCTGCAG AGTTTTGTTGGTGATGGGAAATCTTCAGCTGGAAGTTTGCTTTCCAACACTGGTGATATTGGCAACATTCTTCTTTCTACTCTGGAAGCCCATTTCTCAATGTTTATGGAGGACCATGGATTATGCTCCAAGGACGATTCATCATTACAAGAACATTGCAGAAAGCTCTGTGAAAAATTAAATGATACAGTTTTATTACTGGCATCAAAGCCACTGTCAACTGAAAGTGAACATGGGAGGAGCTTTTCATGCAACTTGGCATACAAG GACGGTGACCTGGGAGGAGAGATGGCCATCTGCAAGGAAAATCTAATCTCTGGAATCAGTGCAATCAAGGATAAATACAATGGCATTCAGAAAGAATTAGACGAAAGTAACCAGCTTTTGGGGGTATCCAGGGAAAAGTATTGTAGGTTGGAAAGAGATTTCCAGTTgctgaaagaagaaagagatttaTTGCTCCAATCAGTCTCTGAGTCTACTAGTAAAGTTTCATTGGCTACTGATCGGAGAGAAAATGTTCTGAGGGACTTGAATTCTGAagtggagagaagaaagaatctCGAAGGAGAGATTAAGAAGTTCCGTATGGCTTTTGTTGGACGGCAGAATTCCTTAGCTTCTTTCCAAAGTGAAGTAAGATTGAAGCTAGAGAAGATGAGGGATGGTAGTACAGTTTCAGTTCCCAAATCTCTTGTGGACTTGTGA